TAAGAGCTTATGTTCAGTTATTACAAGATAAAGAGGCGCTTTATTTTATGGATAAATCTAATTTAGATTTTTCATCAAAATATTTATTCACAAATATTGAAATGAAGCAATATCTTCCAGTTCCAGCGGTATCATCATCGGTTGAATTGAATTTTAACGAACCAAAATCACTGAAAGATACTATAAACGTGGGTTGGATAGGAAGACTGTGTGATTTTAAGAGTTATATTTTAGTATATACCATCAACAAACTTTCTGATATTTCGCACCGATTTGATAATAAAAAATTTGTTTATCATATTGTTGGAAATGGACCATTTTTAGATTATATAAAAAATAATATTATATTAAATAAAAATGTTTCTGTAGTTTTTCATGGATCTATACCACACGATAAATTAGACAATTTTATAAATGGCAACTTTGATGTTATGACAGCAATGGGCACTTCCGCACTTGAAGGAGCCAAACTGGCTAAGCCTACTATTTTATTGGATTTTACATTTAAAAAAATTGAAAAAGATTATTTATTTAGAGAAATTTACGATACAGTAGGATTTGATTTAGCGCATTTTATTACAGACAAGGATTATGATAGAGGGAATGACTCACTGTTTGAAATAGTAAATGGAATTATTTTAGATTACACTTTGCACGCACAAAAAGCTTTTGAATATTATGAGAATAATCATAGTATCGAAAAAGTGCAGGAATTGTTTTTACAGAAAGCCTTAAATACTAAACTTTCTTTTTCAATGATTGACCCTTCGGTTTTGAGGAAAAGTAAGTTATTGAGGTTCTATAATAAATTAAGGAAATTAGAAAATTAAAGATATGATAAGACTTTCAAAATCTGTAATTGGAGAAAAAGAATCTGAAGCAGTTACACGAATATTATTAGAAGACGGGTATTTAGGAATGGGGTCTGAAGTAGGTAAATTTGAAGCAGATATTGCAAGTTATTTAGGTGTTTCTTCAGATACAGTTGTTTGTGTAAATACGGGAACATCAGCCTTGCATCTAGCAGTGGAGGCCATAGTAGCTATAGGCGAAGAAGTTTTGGTACCCTCATTTACTTTTTTATCTTCTTATCAAGCTATAAGTGCTGCTGGTGCGGTTCCAATTTCTTGTGACGTATATGAAGATACTTTGTCAATTGATTTGGAAGACGCGGCAAGTAGGATTACTGATAAAACGAAAGCAATTATGCCAGTGCATTATGCAAGTAATCCGGTAAATGTGGATAAACTCTATGAATTTGCAAAAAAATATAATCTTAGGGTGATAGAAGATGCTGCGCATGCATTTGGCTGTACTTACAAAAGTAAAAAAATTGGATCTTTTGGCGATGTGGTTTGTTTTTCATTTGATGGTATAAAAAATATAACATCAGGAGAAGGAGGAGCAATAGTAACGAATGATTTTGAAGTACTGTCAATTGTGAAAGATGCCCGTTTATTAGCAATAGAAAAGGACTCTGATAAACGATATTCAGGACAAAGGAGTTGGGATTTTGATGTAAAAAGACAAGGGTATCGCTATCACATGAGTAATATATTTGCTGCAATTGGAAGGGTTCAGCTAAGTAGATTAGATAATGAGTTTGCTCCTAAAAGAATTGAACTATTAAAATTATATCAAAAATTGCTCGGATCCAATTTGAAAGTGTTATTTCAAAAATATGAAATCGAAGCTTATATTATACCCCATATAGTATCAATTCGAATATTGGATAACCAAAGAGACGGTCTCAAAGAGGAATTAGAAAAACAAAAAATTCCAACGGGTATCCATTATAAGCCTAATCATTTATTAACTTATTATAAGACCCACTATAATTTGCCAGTTACTGAGAAAGTGTACAGTGAAATATTAACATTACCATTGCATCCTGAAGTTAAAATTTCAGATGTAGAATTTATCTGTAAAATTATTAATAATTATCTAAACTAATGAAAACAGTTCTATTAGCAGGAGGATTAGGTACTCGCCTAAGTGAAGAAACTACTCTGAAACCAAAACCAATGGTCGAAATTGGTGGCATGCCAGTTTTGTGGCATATAATGAAAATTTATGCAACGTATGGTTATACTGATTTTGCAGTTGCTTTAGGCTATAAAGGAGATGTGATTAAAGAATTTTTTTTAAACTACAAGTTGCATAAAAGTGACATGATAGTGAGTTTGCGTTCAGGTGATGTAAAATTTGAAAATGACTTATCCGAAGATTGGACTGTTGGATTACATGAAACTGGGGCTAATAGTATGACCGGCGGACGTCTTTATAATTTGAAAAAAATATTTAAACCAGGGGATACTTTTATGTTAACTTACGGGGATGGTGTTGCGGACATAGATGTTGAAAAATTAGTAGCTTTTCATAAAGAGCATGGGAAAATTGCAACATTAACAGCCGTTAGGCCTTCGGCTCGATTTGGTTCAATTTTGATGGAAGACGATGGACATATTCTTGAATTTAAAGAAAAGCCACAAACAGGTGAGGGCTGGATTAATGGTGGGTATTTTGTTTTTGATTATAAAATTTTTGATTATTTAACAGATGAGTCAACAATTTTAGAAAGAGAACCCCTTGAAAACCTTGCAAAAGACAATCAATTGGTGGCCTATAAGCATGAAGGTTTTTGGCACTGTATGGACACAATACGAGATAGAGATAATTTAAATGAAATTTGGGCTCATGGAAATGCGCCTTGGAAAAAATGGTAAGCTATGTTTAATGATATTTATAAAAATAAAAGAGTACTTGTAACAGGACATACTGGTTTCAAAGGAACATGGTTAACAACATGGTTGTTGAATTTAGGTGCAGAGGTTGCAGGGTATTCGATTAGCGTTCCAACAACACCGTCACATTTTGACGTGCTGCAATTGGAAGACAAAATTCAGCATCATTTTGGGGATATTCGAGATTACAAACATCTTTTGAAAGTATGTCAAGATTTTAAACCTGAATTTATTTTTCATCTTGCTGCCCAGCCTTTGGTTAGAGATTCTTATGAAAATCCAAGAGAGACATTTGATGTAAATATGATAGGGACTTTAAATGTTTTGGAGGTTATAAGACAATTAAAAGAGGTTGTCAAAGTGGGTGTAATCATTACAAGTGACAAATGCTATGATAACGTTGAATGGGTATATGGTTACAGAGAGGATGATAGATTGGGAGGAGAAGATCCTTATAGTGGCTCTAAAGGTGCAGCAGAGATAATAACGAAGTCATATATGCATTCTTTCTTTAAGCAAGGATTTCCTAATGTTTGTTCAACTCGAGCTGGAAACGTAATAGGAGGGGGGGATTGGGCTAAAGACAGAATTGTTCCAGATATTGTTCGTTCTTGGTCAGAAAACAATCCAGTTGAAATTAGAAGCCCATATAGTACTCGACCATGGCAACATGTTTTGGAACCATTAGGCGGTTATTTATGTGTTGGGGCTAAATTATATGAAGAGAATTCAGAGCATAGAAATCAAGCCTATAATTTTGGACCAGACGCAAAGGTTAATAAAAATGTTGGTGAATTGATTGACGAGATGGAACAGCGTTGGGATAATTCTCCGGGATGGATTAATAAATATATAGATGATGGAAAAAAAGAAGCGAATTTATTAAAATTGTGTTGTGATAAGGCAAATATTAATTTAGAATGGCATCCTGTTATGGGATTTGAGGAAACGATGGATTTTACAATGTCTTGGTATACCAATTTTTATTTTGATAAAAAATCTGTATTTGAATTTACTAACAATCAAATTAATCTTTATACATCCAAGGCTAAAGAGCGTGGTATAAAATGGTCATTAAATGAGTGATTTAATAACAAAAATTCATGATTTGCAATTAACTATTTTGAAGCAAATTAAGGATGAAAGAGGAGCGGTGTATCATTATTTTAAATCAACTAATATAACTTATAAAGGGTTTGGTGAAGCATATTATTCAAAAATAAACCCAAACGTAATTAAAGGTTGGAAATTACATTATAGAATTCATCAACATTTTTGCGTTCCTTTTGGAGCGGTAAAAATAGTGATTTTTGATGATAGAGATGATTCTCCTTCAAAAGGGCAGGTTGATGAAATTATATTAAATGATACAACAAATTATCATTTATTAAGTATGCCTCCAGGATTGTGGTATAGTTTTAAATGTATTTCAGATGATTTTGCTTTGCTGGCAAATATAATAGATCAAGAACATGATGTTTTGGAGTCGATTAATTTGCCATTAATTAATAATAATATTCCTTATGAGTGGAAATAATTCTACGATAATGCCTTTAGTATCCATTATAATGAATTGTTATAACGGAGAGAAATACTTAAGAGAGGCAATCGATTCTGTTTTAACACAAAGTTACACCAATTGGGAATTGGTATTTTGGGATAATCAATCAACAGATGAAAGTTCAATGATTGTAAAATCGTATGATGATAAAAGAATATGTTATTACTATGCAGAGAGTAATAAACCATTAAGTGCAGCTAGAAATCTTGCTGTCCAAAAAGCAAATGGAGAATATATTGCATTTTTGGATAGTGATGATATTTGGTTACCTGAAAAACTAGAAAAGCAATTGGACGGCTTGATTGAACAAAAAGATGCGGTTATATCCTACTGCGGTTTTGAAACCCTTTTAACTTCTGATGCAGAAAGTGCAATTAGACAAGCTGATTTTTATTCAAAGTTCTTGTATAAATCTCATAATTCTAAATCGATTTATAATAAACTTTTGAGAGGAAATTTTATAATTTTTTCAACTGTTATCATAAAAAAAAATGTTTTTGATTTAACTGGTGGATTTAGTGAGCATTTGGAGCAAAACGAAGATTTTGAGATTTTGTTGAAGGCATCGTTGCATACAAATGCTATATGTATTAGCGATGTTATGGTTAAATACAGAATACATTCTTCAAATAATTCATACTTGAATGCTAGAAAAAATTTTATTGAAAGTGAACATATATTCTCAAACTTGCCGAAGTCATTTCAGATTTCAATGGCAAAAGACAGAAATAGGACAAGAGAAAAAATTTATTTTATTTTCTTTGAGAAAAAGTGGAAGCAATTAATTAGTTTGTTAAATCCTAGATATTGGCCACATATAGGCTATTTGATTTTAAAAAAAATTATCAAATAAAGTAATGATTATAAAAAAAAGTATAGGGAATAAGTTTATTTGTATTTTCTTTTTTTTAATGCTCATACTTCCTGCTTCTTTTCAGATGCCAAGAGGTATTTTATTACTTTTAATTTTGTTCTTTATTATAAAGAGCAATACTTTTTCTTTATTTAGATATGATAGGACCTTACTAGTTATTGGTCTGATAAATATTTTTTTCTCTTTTATATTTACACTAAATGGGATAGTAAGATCTACTCCTGGTGCTATTGCCGTGAGTACTGTTTATCTTATTTGGCCCGTTTTGTATTTGTATTTTATTGGATTATCGGATAGTAAATCGAATCTTGTGTCGATTTTAAATACAATTATCTATGGAGGGCTTGGTTCAGTAGGGCTAATTTTAGTTTTTATATATAATAATTTTTTCGGATTTCCATTAGATATAACTTATCTAACTAAATCTCAAGATTTTGGTATTTTTTGGGGAGGTGGTGCAGTTGAATTAAATTCTATGAATCTTGCAACGGTATTGTATACTTTTATATTTGTCTTAACTTTACTCTTGATGCCGACGGAATTAAATCACTTTAGTAAAAAAAAGAATTTAATTAGATTTACTTTGTTAGTTTCTTTAGCTTTAATATTTATTTCTGCGAGGAGAGCATTCTGGTTGGTTTGTGCTATAAGTCCCTTTATTATTTTACTATTATTGAAAATAGCGGGAGTCAATTTGAGACTTAAAAGGTTTATTATTCCTTGTTTAGTTTTCTGTTCTGTCGTTTTTACCTTTGTGGGATATCTAGCACTTGATAATGATAAGTTGTTTTCTGAATTTAACTCTTCATTTGAATTTGATAATCCAGCGGCGGAGTCCAATTATTTGAGAAAGGAGCAATTTGATGCCTTGATAAGTGGTTGGGAAGATAATTGGTTAATAGGTGCAGGATTAGGTGCCCATGCACAGGGAAGTACAAGGGATGATAAAGCTCCATGGGCCTATGAATTGTCATATATTGCTTTGTTGTTTCATACAGGAATAGTAGGTATTCTTGTTTATGGAAGTTCTATTTTTTGGATAATATATGAGTCCATAATTATTTGCAGAAAAAACAAATATTACGTATCCTTCTTATTACCACAAATTACTGGATTAATTTGTTTTTTATTAGTAAATGCATCAAATCCGTATTTAGGTAAATTTGATTATTTATGGACGATTTTTTTGCCGTTAGCAACTATTAATGCAATAAAGCTTGATGTAAGTAGTGACTATTCAGATTCATATATGTAAATAGAAATTGAGTGTTTGTTTGGTTAAAATGTTTTAATTGACACGATATGACCTAAGACTATATTAGTTATTCCAGTTTTTTTAATCGAGATTATGTTGCCTTTTTAATTTTTTTAATTTTATGAAAATATTATTTCTTTCTAAATATAATCGTGATGGTGCATCATCACGATACAGATTTTATAACTACAAGCCTTATTTTGATAAAAATGATATTCAGTATCATATTAAGCCTCTGCTTGATGATAGTTATGTGTTAAATTTATATAAAAAAAGAAAAATAAAAGTCTTTATCCAGAGGCTATTTTCTATATTGAAGAGGTTTTGTTTTGTTTTATTTAAAACGTCTAATTATGATTTAATTGTAATTGAAAAAGAATTATTTCCAAATGTTCCGTACATAGTAGAGAAACTATTGATGAAAGGTAAGGTGTATGCTTTAGATTTTGACGATTATATAGCAACGGGTTATAAAACGAATTCATTTAAACGCTTTTTCTTTGAAAACAAAATTGATAAATTAGCAAGGAACGCTAAGTTTGTAACTGTAGGTAATCATTGGTATTTTAAAGAGATTAAGGGTGGTAATTTAATTTATTTGCCAACAGTTATTAATTTAGAGAGTTACCCCGCAATCAAAGAGAATTATCAAACCAATGTGGTTACAATAGTTTGGATAGGATCTCTTTCTACTGGGAAGTATCTCCAGATTATAGTACCTGTATTAAGGAAATTAGCTAAAAAGTATTTAATTAAATTAAAAATAGTAGGGGTAGATGTTGTTCTTGAAGGTGTAGATTATGAGATAATTGATTGGAAGGAAGATACAGAAGTAAATGAGTTGCTTTCTGCGGATATTGGAATTATGCCTTTGGATAATACGATTTGGGAAAAGGGGAAATGTGGTTTTAAATTAATTCAATATATGGCTTGTGGTCTTCCAGTTGTTGCTTCTGATGCACCTGCAAATGAAGAAATAATTGAAAATGGAGTTAATGGATTTATTGCTCATACCGAAAACGAATGGTATTTCTCACTCGAAAAACTTATTTTAAATACTTCTATAAGAGAAAAATTTGGAAAATCAGGAAGAAGAAATATTGAATTAAATTATTCATACCAAGTTTGGGGTGATTATTATTGTGACATTTTAAATAATAAAAATTAAAACACCTCATTTTTATTGATTTACATCATGAAAAAAAATATGTATAGAGTTTTTTTTACAAAATTTAAAGATTTATGAAAATCCTTTTAGTGATTACCGATTATGGTAGTTTTAATAATTTTTTGGCAGAGCTTGCAGTAAGTTTGTGCCAAGAAAATGAAATACATGTTGTTTGTTCAGGTTCTAATGTTATTAATATTGTGGATAAATTTGATTATGCTAAGTATAATTTGACCTTCCATACAGTAGATATACCAAGATCAACTTCAATAAATAAGCTAATAAAAAGTGCTTTAGAGATTAGTAAAATTGTTAAAGTGATAAAACCAAATTTGGTTTATGTACATTTTACGACTGGAATTTTTCCGGCGATTTTCTTTAGAAAAAGGAATATTGAATATTGGGGAACGTTTCATGGATTAGGAATGAATGCTAGTAATGGTATTAGAAAAATAATGTTTTCCATTGTTGAATTATTTTGTTTTTTCAGACTTGACAAAAGATTTCTTATTAATGATAAGGATTATGAATTGGTAAGCAATATGTTAAAAAAAAATACATTTAAGTATAATTCTTGTGGAGTTGGCTGCGATATAAATAAATTTGATAAAAATATATTTACAGAGGGTGATAAATCAGATTTAAAACAAGATTTAAATGTTGAAGGCAAGTTTGTAATTACTTATACGGGGAGGTTTGTTGAATTCAAAGGATTTGATTTGGTTTATCATAGTTTTGTAAAATTGGTTGAAGAATTTCCTGATGAAGTAGTCTTGCTTTTAATTGGAGGTAGGGACCCGATACATCAAACAGGACTTACAGAACAGGAAGAGATTAATTTGTTTAAAAATGAAAGTATAGTTAATGTAGGCTATACATCAGAAGTAGAAAAGTATTTGGCTATTACAGACGTATTTTTGTTTCCAAGCAAGAAAGAAGGATTGCCAGTTTGTATAGTTGAAGCTTTGGCTATGGGAGTTCCTGTGGTTACGTTAGATGAAAGAGGGAATTCGGATATAGTGAAAAATGATTATAATGGGTATTTAGTTAAGTCTGTTTCAAAATTAAATGATATTGATAAAATTGTTGAAAAATTAAAATATTTGGATGCGAATAGAAATATTCTTGATATGTTATCTTCAAATTGTTTAAAAAATCGTCAGACTTATTCTCGTTCTTTTTTTGTTGAAGAGCAACTAAAACTTATAAATGATTTTAAATTGAAAGTGAAAAAGTAAAGAAATATAAGTTGTATAAAAATTCGAATTTTGAATAAACTAATATTTGAAATCTGACAGCTAAAAAGCGGAAGTTAAATGAAAATAACAATAACAGGAGCGTCAGGATTTGTAGGTACGAATCTTGAAGACTATTTAAATCCTGCGCACGAAATAGAACCTATGTGCGTGCGCTATATATCCAATCAGCAATTTGAAATAAAGACAAATGTCCTAATTCACCTTGCAGGCAAAGCACACGATTTAAAAAAGGTGTCTAAACCAATTGACTATTATGAAGCTAATTGTGAATTAACCAAGCAGTTGTTTGATGCTTTTTTACTGTCAGAAGCCAAAGTATTTATTTTCATGAGTACAGTTAAAGCTGCAGCTGATACTGTAACTAAAATATTAACTGAAGATGTAGTGCCTAATCCCAAAACCCACTACGGGATAGCTAAGCAGCAAGCTGAGCAGTATATTCTATCCAAGGAATTATTATCAGGGAAGCGAGTGTATATACTAAGACCTTGTATGATTCACGGACCTGGAAACAAAGGAAATTTGAATTTGATATACCAATTGGTTTCAAAAGGATTGCCTTGGCCATTAGGGGCTTTTGAAAACCAGCGTTCGTTTTTGAGTATCAACAATCTTTGTTTTGTTATTAAGGAATTATTAGAAAACGAGTCAATTCCTTCGGGGGTATATCAAGTAGCTGATGATAAACCCTTATCTACAAACGAATTAATTCAATTGTTAGGAACAACTTTAGTGAAAAAATGCTACATTTTTTATATTCCATCTTCCTGGATTAGAAAGATTGCGAAATTTGGAGATTATCTACACTTTCCTCTTAATTCAGAACGCTTGCAAAAACTAACTGAAAATTATGTAGTGAGTAATCAAAAGATAGTATTGGCTATAGGAAAACCTTTGCCTATAGATACTAAGACAGGATTATTACAAACCTTTGAATCATTTAAAATAAAAAAATAAAAAATGACTATTGAAAAAACAGCAATAGAGGATTTGGTAATCATTAACCCCATCGTATTCGAAGACTCTCGCGGGTATTTTTTTGAAGCCTATAATCAAGCGAAATTTCAGGAGAATGGAATGGAGTATCAATTTATACAAGACAACCAGTCTTTCTCTAAACGAGGAGTAATTCGTGGTTTACATTTACAAATTAATCCTTTTGCACAAGCAAAATTGGTACGAGTGTTAGAAGGAGAAATTTTAGATGTGGCTGTCGATTTGCGTAAAGACTCCCCTACTTATGGACAACATTTTAGTGTGTTATTAAGTGCGGAAAATAAAAAACAATTGATGGTACCTCACGGATTTGCTCATGGGTTTTCTGTGTTGAGTGAAACAGCTTCAGTGATGTATAAAGTGGATCAATTGTATCACAAAGATAGTGAACGAGGAATCCGTTTTGATGATCCAACTCTAGCTATTGATTGGCAGTTGAATGCAGATGAGGTTATTGTTTCGGACAAAGATTTAATATTGCCAAGTTTTAATGATATAGATTGGGAGTTTTAAAAAGAGTTTAAAGTTCAAAGTTTAAGGTTAAAAGTTATCAGTTAGATAATGCGTTAGTTTAGAGCAAGTGTTTTTTAAAATATTTTACTGAAAACAGCATTAGTTTGTGAAGTGACACGGTGAATTATATAAGCAAAGCACAATCGATATTTTTAAGTTTTGAATTAGAGTTTTGTCAAAATAAATACATCATAATTAAGACTTCGCTATGAATAATAATAATACGATTGTTACGTATAAATCTGAAATTTTATCGCGCCAAATTGAAGTTAAAATAGAAGCAGAAACGGTATGGTTGAATAGACAACAAATTTCTATTTTGTTTGATAGAGATATTAAAACTATTGGAAAGCATATCAATAATGCTAAAAAGAAGAGTTGGCAGGTTTTGCAGTTGTCGCAAATTTTGCGACAACTGCAAAAGATGGTAAAGTATATCAAGTAGAATATTATAATTTAGATATGATATTGTCTATTGGTTATCGAGTAAAATCATCAAGAGGAATTGAATTTCGGATATGGGCAAATAGTATTTTAAAATCGTATCTATTGAAGGGGTATGCTCTTCAAAATAGAGTTGAAAATATTGAGAAAAAATTATTTGAGCAAGAACATAAAATAGAACATTTACTAAGCACTAACCTTCCTGTAAAGCAAGGAATTTTTTTTGACGGAGAAATTTTTGATGCACATGTATTTGTTTCCGGTCTAATTAAATCAGCTAAACAATCAATAGTTCTTATTGATAATTATCTGGATGAGAGTGTTTTAGTTTTGCTTTCTAAAAGAGACGAGGCGGTGGAAGCAAGTATTTATACCGAAAAAATAGATAGTCGTTTTCAATTAGATATAGAAAAACACAATACACAATACACACCAGTAGGTATCAAAATACTAAAAAAGACTCATGACCGGTTTTTCATAATAGATCAAACTATAGTTTATCATATTGGAGCTTCTATTAAAGATCTTGGAAAGAAATGGTTTGCTTTTTCAAAACTGAATATAGATCCCAATACCATTTTGGGTAAATTATAAATTAGAGGTATACAAAGAAAATTTAAGGGATGGAGTAGAGTAATATAGTTACTTAAAAATATTCAGCCTAAAAAAATAAAATGAAACAAGATCAATAGATGAAGAAAATTTTAGTAACCGGTTCAAAAGGACAATTAGGGTCGGAATTAGAGGTTTTATCAAAAATATATACCCAATTTCAATGGGTTTTTACGGATAGAGAAGAATTAGATTTATGTAATCTGGAAAAATTAGAAACAGAACTAAATTCGATTAATCCTCAAATTATTATCAACTGTGCGGCGCATACTGCCGTTGATAAAGCCGAATCAGAGTTTGAATTGTCGGAGGTGTTGAATCACCAATCGGTAGCAATACTAGCTAAGTGGAGTTTTGCAAATGATTGCAAATTTATACATGTTTCTACGGATTATGTTTTTGATGGTACTGCAGCTACTGCTTTAACAGAAACAGCACAAACAAATCCAATCAACGTTTATGGTCAAACTAAATTAGCAGGAGAGAAAGCCTGTTTGCAAGAAAACCCAAACGCAATTATAATCAGAACCTCTTGGGTTTATTCTAGTTTTGGGAATAATTTTGTGAAGACAATGTCTCGATTGATGCAAGAAAGAGATAGTCTAAATGTTGTAAACGATCAAATAGGAAGTCCTACTTATGCTGCTGATTTAGCTCAGGCTATTATGACAATACTAACCCATAATAATTGGCAAGCCGGGATTTATAATTTTTCGAATGAAGGAGAGATTAGTTGGTACGAATTTGCATTAGCTATTAAAGAATTAGGCAGTTTTAATTGCGAAATTAGTGGAATCCCATCGTCGGCTTATCCTACACCAGCAAAACGTCCGCAATATTCTTTATTGGATAAAACCAAGATAAAAAATACTTTTGGTGTTGTTGTTCCAGATTATAAAGTGAGTTTAGAAAAATGCATGAAAATTAAATAAAATGAAAAAAATATTAATTACTGGAGGAGCAGGTTTTATAGGATCTCATGTTGTTAGAAGGTTTGTTAACAAATATCCTGATTACCAAATTTTTAATTTGGATGCATTAACCTATGCAGGAAATTTAGAGAACATTGCTGATATTGAAAAGGCAGCTAACTATACGTTTATTAAAGGAGATATTGTGGACGCTTCTTTTA
Above is a window of Flavobacterium sp. 123 DNA encoding:
- the rfbC gene encoding dTDP-4-dehydrorhamnose 3,5-epimerase, translated to MTIEKTAIEDLVIINPIVFEDSRGYFFEAYNQAKFQENGMEYQFIQDNQSFSKRGVIRGLHLQINPFAQAKLVRVLEGEILDVAVDLRKDSPTYGQHFSVLLSAENKKQLMVPHGFAHGFSVLSETASVMYKVDQLYHKDSERGIRFDDPTLAIDWQLNADEVIVSDKDLILPSFNDIDWEF
- the rhuM gene encoding RhuM family protein — its product is MAGFAVVANFATTAKDGKVYQVEYYNLDMILSIGYRVKSSRGIEFRIWANSILKSYLLKGYALQNRVENIEKKLFEQEHKIEHLLSTNLPVKQGIFFDGEIFDAHVFVSGLIKSAKQSIVLIDNYLDESVLVLLSKRDEAVEASIYTEKIDSRFQLDIEKHNTQYTPVGIKILKKTHDRFFIIDQTIVYHIGASIKDLGKKWFAFSKLNIDPNTILGKL
- the rfbD gene encoding dTDP-4-dehydrorhamnose reductase; the protein is MKKILVTGSKGQLGSELEVLSKIYTQFQWVFTDREELDLCNLEKLETELNSINPQIIINCAAHTAVDKAESEFELSEVLNHQSVAILAKWSFANDCKFIHVSTDYVFDGTAATALTETAQTNPINVYGQTKLAGEKACLQENPNAIIIRTSWVYSSFGNNFVKTMSRLMQERDSLNVVNDQIGSPTYAADLAQAIMTILTHNNWQAGIYNFSNEGEISWYEFALAIKELGSFNCEISGIPSSAYPTPAKRPQYSLLDKTKIKNTFGVVVPDYKVSLEKCMKIK